The Acidobacteriota bacterium nucleotide sequence CATCATCGGCCGCGAGGGCCGCAATATCCGGGCACTGGAGATCGCCACCGGCGTCGACTTGATTGTCGATGACACGCCGGGCGCGATCATCCTCTCGGGCTTCGATCCGTACCGGCGCCAGATCGCCAAGCGCGCCATCGAGCGCCTGATCGCCGACGGCCGCATCCACCCGGCACGGATCGAGGAGGTGGTCGAGAAGGTCAAGGCCGAGCTCGATGAGGAAGTCCGGCGCGAGGGCGAAGCCGCCGCCTTTGAACTCGGCCTGCACGATCTGCACCCCGAGGTGCTGAAGCTGATGGGCCGGCTGAAGTACCGGACCAGCTACGGACAGAACGTGCTGGACCACTCGAAGGAAGTGGCCTTCCTGGCTGGCACGATGGCCCGCGAAATCGGATTGCGCACGCCGCTGACGGTGCGTGCGGCGTTCCTGCACGATATCGGCAAGGCCATCGATCGGGAGATGCAGGGCACGCACCTCGAGATCGGGCTCGAGTTCCTCCGCAAGCACGGCGAACAGCCGGCCGTGCTCGACGCGGTGGCCGCGCACCACATGGACGTCGACTGGCCGTCGCTCGAAGCGATGATCGTCCAGGCGGCCGACGCGATCTCGGCCGCGAGGCCTGGCGCCAGGCGCGACATTCTCGAATCGTACGTCAAGCGGCTCGAGAAGCTCGAAGGCATCGCCGATTCGTTCAAGGGCGTGTCGAAGGCGTTTGCGCTGCAGGCCGGCCGCGAGATCCGGATCATGGTCGAAAGCGAAAAGATCACCGACGAGGAAGCGATCTGGCTCTCGAAAGACATCGCGCGGCGCATCGAAAACGAACTCGAGTACCCAGGCCAGATCAAGGTCACCGTCATTCGAGAGACCCGGGCCGTTGAGTACGCCAAATAGCGTCGCGGCGACCGGCGAGCACGCGCTGATCGATCTGATCCGGACGCGTGTGCCTCCGGCCCCGTCGTGGGTCACGCTCGGCATTGGCGATGACGCCGCCGTGGTCGAGCCCGAGCCGCGCTCGCTGGACGTGTTCACGACGGACGCGCTTGTCGACGGCGTCCACTTCGATCGGGCGTTTACCCCGCCCGACGCCATCGGTCATCGTGCGCTGGCCGTCAACCTGAGCGACCTGGCCGCGATGGGAGCCCGCCCGCGTGTGGCGCTGCTCTCGCTGGTACTTCCGGCGGACCTTCTACTATCCGATCTGACGGCCATCGTCGATGGCCTGCTGGCACTGGCCGCCCGGCACAAGGTGGCCTTGGTCGGCGGCAATATCACCAGAACACCTGGTCCGCTCTGCATCAGTATCACCGCCGTGGGTTCGGTCCATCGGAGGAAGTTCCTGACACGGTCGGGTGCGCGCTCCGGAGACGAGGTGTGGGTCAGCGGTCAGGTGGGCTCGGCCGCAGCGGGGCTGGCCTCGCTCGCCTCGGGCGCGAGAACCGCCCACGCGATGACCGCGTGTGAAGAGGCCTACCTCCGGCCCGAACCACGGGTCCGCCTCGGACTCCTGCTCGCCAGCAACGGCGCGGCGTCGGCATGCATCGATCTAAGTGACGGACTGGCCGATGGCCTTCACCAACTCGCGCTCGCCTCGGAGGCAGGCCTTGTCGTCGACGGACAGGCCCTGCCGGTGGCGGCTGACGCGCGCGAGTGGTTTGTGGCGCACCAGGCCGATCCCGTCATCGCAGCCATCCGCGGCGGCGACGATTACGAACTGCTGTTCACGGTCAATGCCCGCCAGCGCGCGAGGCTCAGGTCCGTGCGGCAAACGCTCGGGCCTCTGGCATTGACCCGGATCGGCACGGTCACCGCGTCCCGGACGGTCCGCCTGAAAACGGCCTGGGGCGAATCGCCGGTGCCGGCCGGGTACGAGCACTTCAGATGATCCACGTCGCGCGCGCCCTGCTCCGCAAGTGGATCGAAGCGCTGCTGCACATTCACGACTCGCCGCAGCGGACGGCGGCGGCCTTCGCGGTCGGCGTGTTCTGGGGCTTTTCCCCGTTCTTCGGCCTGCACACCATCCTTGGCCTCATCGGCGCCGTACTGTTGGCCGCCCTGGCGTATCTAATGGCGCTGCCCGCCATCGTCGCCGGCCGAACACACCTTCATCTGCGGACGCACGCGGTCGCGTCGACGGAGTCGCGCTGATGCTGTCGCGATCGGGCTGGCAGAAGATCGTCGTCACCGCGCTCGCCGCGTTCTTTTTCGTCGCGGTGTACGAGGTCACAATCTTCGACTCCCGCTATGCCGCCAGGCAGGCGGTACTTCGCGAATCGACGGCGTTGCCCGCGGCAGGCGCGAGGCTGCGGTTCAGCGCCACGGCCTATTGCCAGGGCGCCCTGACGGCCTCTGGCGTATGGCCCCGCACCGGGATCGCCGCCGCCGACCCGGTGCTGCTGCCTGTCGGATCGGTCATCCAAATGCTGGCCGAGCCGCCCTACTCCGGCGTCTACACCATCATGGACACAGGCCCCATGATCCAGGGACGCCACATCGACATCTACATGTGGAGTTGCACGGAAGCCCTGCGCTTCGGCCGCCGCTCGGTGGAAGTCACCATCATCCGCCTCGGGTGGAACCCTCGCGACAGCACGACTGATGTGCTGCCGTCGCATCCGCTCCCCCTCGGCGAACTCGAACGCCTCAAGTAAAGCCCTTGTCTCACGGATTGTGGCAGGCGTTTTCCTGGGATCGCCGCCCCTCGACCGTGCTCGGGGCGTCCTGAGCAACGCCGAAGGACGGGCTCCCCGACTTCGCTCGTTGAGCTTCGTCGAGGTCTCGCCGTAGCGCTACGCGCGGAGGCGGATAGCCCGGCCCAAGAAAGAGCCACGCTGGAGCGTGGCGATCCCAGGGTGCAAGCCTATCCCGTCGCCTCCGACTGGCCGATACTGCTCTCATGAGGGGGGAGTGTTCCCGTATGCGTCTGTCATGGGCCTGCGGCCTGCTGATTCCGCTGGTCGTCGCGGCTGCGATACCGGCATCCGCCCAGATCGACGAACCGAACAAGGGCAGCATCGCTGTTGGCGGCGATTCCCGTGAAGGCCTGGGTGGTTCGGCGCAAAGCCTCCATGTCTTCAGGACTTCCCGCTCGACCCAATCTGGCGCCGCCGCTCCTGCCAATATCGTTTCATCCGTTCGGACACGGCGTTTCTTGCTGCAGCGCTCATCTTCGCAGTTGGGGTCACCCGTCGGCGCCCAGCGGCCGTCGCCGACGGTTTCGACCGCTTTGGTGGTTCTGCAGGCGTAGGGCTGACGGACGATTTGGCTCCAGCCGGCCCACTCTTCCGACCGATTTGGTCCGACGACTTCGCGGCCTGCGTCGTCTTCGGTGCCCGGCTGCGCCGTAGTGCCTGGATCGGCGCTGCTCGTGCCAGTTCCACCCCGAACACCCCGGCCACATCCTCGTCAGCCAGTATCTTAGACGAGGCCGGCCGCATCTTCGAGAGCGGCACATCGGTGCCGGCCCGTGCGAGCAGATCCTGCTCGTCGACCTGGCGCAACCGGAACAACAGCGCCGGCTGATGGTCAAGTCGCGCGCCGACGCCATAGAGCACCGCGGAGACGTGCTTGCACATCGATGCCCAGTCTGGACAGCTGCATGTGAATTCGATCTCGTGCGGCGTGGGAAACAGTCCCGTACCCTGTTTACAGAGATGCTCCATCACCGCCGTGGACAGCCGTCCCTGCAGCAGTTCGACCAGCGAATCGATCCCGCCGGCGCAGTGGCGGCAGATGGTCTTCCACCGCGAGGCCGGCACTTTCGCCACCGTCACCATCACGGAATAGACGTCCGATCCGCTGACGAGAGCCGTCACCTGACCGGCGGCGATCTGCAGATCGATGACCGAACCATTGCGCACGTAGGTACGCCCGCGCGGCAGCCGGTTGGCAAAATCGCTGTAGCGCTCGAGGTTGTCGCACCACGCGCCGCCCCAGAATGTGGTCGCGATCCTGCGCCCGACGATCTCGATCGGCGAGACGGCCTTCCCGGACTTACGCAAGGCCTTCTGTGTCCGAAGCGCCTGTCGACGCCGTTCCGCCCGTGTCACGTACGGCCGCCACCCGTAGTCGTCGTAGTCGTATCGCGCCACTATCCCTCCTTGAGCGCCGCGTTGACGTCGAGTGCGACAAGCCGCAGCAGTTCTTCGTTGTTCATTTCGGTGAGCAGCAGATCGCCGCCGCCCTCCAGCAGGTCCCTGGCGAGCCCGCGTTTTGACGCGATCAACTCGTCGATGCGTTCCTCGACCGTTCCGCGGCACACGAACTTGTGCACCAGCACGTTACGCGTCTGGCCGATTCGGAACGCGCGATCGGTGGCCTGATCTTCAACGGCCGGATTCCACCAACGGTCAAAATGTACCACGTGTGAAGCCGCCGTAAGGTTGAGTCCACTGCCACCCGCCTTGAGCGACAGCACGAAGAACGGCACGGTTTCATCGTCCTGGAACCGTGTCACCAGATCGCGTCTGGCTCTTACCGGTGTGCCGCCATGCAGGACCAGGCCAGGTCGCCCGAACACTGTCCCAAGGTGCGCAGCGAGTGGCGCCGTGATCTCGCGGAACTGGGTAAAGATGAGCACCTTCTGCTGGCGCGCCGCCACGACCTCAGCAATTTCGGTCAGCCGGGCCCACTTGCCGCTGTCGGCTGCGTTCCAGGCCCCGTCGCCCAACCATTGCGAGGGATGATTGCAGATCTGTTTGAGGCGCATCAGCGACGCGAGCACGAGCCCTCGACGCGCCATGCCATCGGCCCGCTCGAGGCCGTCGCGCAGGTCGCGCAGCGCCTGCTCATAGAGCGCAGCCTGCTTCCGGCTGAGAAGGGCATATGCATTCACTTCGGTCTTCTCGGGCAAATCCGAGATGACCGACGCATCGGTCTTCAACCGGCGAAGGATGTAGGGCCGCACCAACTCGCGCAGTGGACCGTACGCGTTGTGCGGCCGGTCGGCGAGGCGCTTGGTGAGTGCGGTGAACTGTTTCGCGGAACCCAGCAACCCGGGGTTGATGAAATCGAAGATCGACCAGAGATCGCCCAGGCGATTCTCAATCGGCGTACCGGTGAGGGCGATGCGCGTACGCGCGTGCAGCGCCTTGACGGCCCGGGTCTGTTTCGCCTCAGGATTCTTGATCGCCTGGGCTTCATCGATGATCACCATGTTCCAATCGGCAACGGCCAACCAGGGCAGCGCTCGGACCGATCCGTAGCTGGTAATGACCACGTCCGCCTTGCGCAGTCGGGTCTGGTCAATCGACTTCAACTCGTCGGGCAGCATGGCAGACGGGTGGGCGATGATGGCCGTCAGCGTCGGCGCGAATCGCGCGATCTCGGCGGCCCAGTTGGCCAGCAGCGATGCGGGTGCAACGAGCAGGCTGGGGCCGTCACCCGAGACGGACCCGGCGTGTCGCTTCAGCACGAGCAGGAGTGCCAGCACCTGGATCGTCTTGCCGAGTCCCATGTCGTCGGCGAGGCACGCCCCGAGGCCGAGCGACGACAGCAGGTGCAGCCACCGTAGACCCACCTGCTGGTAGGGGCGCAGCGTGCCGCGCAGATCCGTGCCCGGGTTTATCCGCGCGAGCGCCTCCGGCCCGCTCAAGGTCTGAAGCGTGTGCGCAAGCCACGGACCCGCGACGACGCCCGCCCACTCACCGCCGTCTGCCCTGGCGCTCTCGCTGGCCGGCGCGCCGGTTCCCGCGAGCAGACGCATGGCCTCGGCGAAGGTGACCCCGTTTGTGCTGGCCGCGCGATCGATCCGGCGGAACTGGTCAATCATGCCGCGCAGGCGTTCGCGATCGACCTCCACCCACTTGCCACGAAGAAGCGCCAGCCCCTCCACACCATCGAGCACCGCACGAATCTCGGCCGGCGTCAGGGGCTCACCATCGAGCGTCACCTCCATCTGGAAATCGAGCAACGCGTCCAGGCCGAGGCCACCGGGCGCCTTCGCGCCCACCGTGGCGGTCACCTGAGGGCGCGGCGGCCGGCCGCTCTTCCAGTTCGCCGGTACGCGGACCACGACGCCGGCTTGTTCCAGCGCCTCAACGTCGCGAAGGAAGGTGACCGCCTCGCGCGGCGTCCAGCGCAGCGGGTGAAAGATCTCGCCCTGGTCGACCATCGACTTCAGCCACGCGCATCGTTCGGCGGCGCGCTGGACGGGTAGCAGCAGCGAGAGCAGGCGCGTCTTGTTGGCCGCACCGGCGTACTCGCGCAATGCCTGGCCGAGCGGGAGATGCTGGGGTTTCGCCTGAGCGGATAGGCCGTGTGTGTAGGTGGCGAGAAACGCGAAGGGCGCTTCCGGGTCCTTGCGATTTTCGGCGAGGTGGAAGCACACGCGGCCAACGGTGTTCCAGGCGGGGTTGAACACCTGCAATGCGTCCTGGATACTGGTGGTCGTCGTGGCGATCCGGCGGGCAAACGCTGTCTCGATGGCGCCCCACAGGCTGCGGAGCACCGTGGTCGTCAGATACTCGGCGCCCGCCATCGGCGGCGCTGCGGCGACGATATTGCTGAGGACGACGTCCTCTGGCGTCGCAATACCAAACCGGCCAGCCGCCGCGTCGTCTGGAGCGTGATCGTTATCGGCGCGTTGACTGACGTGCGCGTCAGGATGCGCACAGATCGCTGTGACGAACTGTGTGGCGAAATCCCGCCAGTAGGCCAGCACGGGGGACAGTGTCGTCCCGACTTCTCCGGCTCCGAGCTGCAGGAGTCCCTCACCCGATCCTCTGCTGAAGGCATCGAGCAGTCGCGTGGCGACATCGCGGTCCGTGCCTGGTGGCTCGCCACCCTCTGTCAGCAACAGGTGACCGCGTGGTGTCAGGACGGGCGCCAGCAACGCGAGGGCGGTTGACGATGGCGGGGTCACATCAAATCGCCATCACGTCAAACTGCTCGTGATGCAGGTGGAGGTCGGGCTTGATCGACACGGTCTTGCCGAGCGTGTCCTGCAACTCGCGCAGCACTGCGGACTCCTCCTCCCGGAGGGCCTTGGCGATCTCCGGATTGACCCGCAGCACCAGCCCCGGACCGTCCAGTTCGGCGCCGACCTTCCGCACCTCATCGAGGATCTCGTAGCAGATCGTCGCGGCAGACTTGATCACGCCGGTGCCCGAGCAATAGGGACACGGATCGGTCATGACGCGTTCGAGGCTCTGTTTGACCCGCTTGCGCGTGATGATGATCAACCCGAAATCCGACACCTGCACGGCCTTCGACGGCGACCGGTCGCGCCGCAACTCCTGGTCGAGCGCCTGCGCCACTTTCGTGCGGTTCTTGCGCTCCTCCATGTCGATGAAGTCGAGCACGATGATACCGCCCAGATCGCGCAACCGAACCTGCCGGACAATCTCTTTCACCGCGTCCAGGTTCGTCTTGACGATCGTGTCCTCGAGCCGATCGTTGCGCTTGCCGACGAATCGACCCGTGTTGACGTCAATCGCCACGAGCGCTTCCGTCTGATTGATGACGATGTAGCCGCCTGATTTCAGCCAGACCTTGCTGCGCAGCGCCTTGTCGATTTCTGACTGGACGCCGTATTCCTCGAAGATCGGAAAGTCCTTCGTGTAGTGTTTGACGCGCCCGGCCAGCGCCGGCATGAAGCGCTGCACCTGTTCCTTGACGTTCTGGAACTCGGCGGGGTCGTCGACCCGGATGGCGGAGTACTCGTCGGTCAGCAGGTCGCGAACCAGCTTCGACACGAGCCCCTGCTCCCGGTACACCACCGCCGGACAGCGAGACGAGTCGACGCGCTGACGGATTTCGCCCCAGATCCGCTGGAAGTACACCAGATCGTTCGTCAGATCCTCCTGCGGGCGGCCGGCGGCCGCCGTGCGGATAATCACGCCACCAGTGAAGCCTTCCTTCTCGCGGAACTGCTTGACGATGCCCCGCACGCGCGACCGCTCGTCGCGCGACTCGATCTTGCGCGACACGCCGATATGGTCGACGGTCGGCATGAACACGAGAAACCGTCCCGCCATGGTCGCGTGCGAGGTGAGCCGTGCGCCCTTGGTGCCAAGCGGCTCCTTGACGATCTGGACCAGAATCTCCTGCCCTTGCTTGAGCAGGGTCTCGATCTTCGGCGTCTCGCCGCGCTCATGCTCCTTGCCCTGGTCGCCCCCGCCATCCTCGCGAGCCCCCTCGTCTCCGTCTTCGGCGTCGACGCCGAGGCGCTCGAAGGCCTCCATGGTGTCGACGACGTCGGACACGTACAGAAAGCCATCGCGCTCGAGACCGATGTCCACGAACGCCGACTGCATGCCGGGAAGCACCTTCGACACACGGCCCTTGTAAATGTTGCCGACGACCCCGCGCTGTCGTTCGCGTTCGACCGACACTTCCATAACCTGGTCGTCCTCGAGAATGGCCACCATGGTCTGATGGCCGTTCGAGGTGATGATCATTTCCTTGTTCACGAGTTGGTAAACCTCCGCATCCTCACATTGAGGATGAGCCCGAAGCCGGCAAGCGTCGCGATCAGGGACGAGCCGCCGTAGCTCATGAGCGGCAGCGTGAGTCCCTTGACCGGCGCGAGTCCCGCCGACATCGAAATGTTGTAGAGCACCTGGAACGTGAAGCTCGACAGTACACCCACGACGAGATAGGTACCCAGGCGGTCGTTGGCGAGCCTGGCCGTCTCGATCGACCGTACGACGATGAAGAGGTACAGGCCGAGGACAGCCAGCACGCCGACAAAGCCGTGCTCCTCCGCCAGCACCGAGAAAATGAAGTCATTGTGGCGCGCCGGCAGGAAGCTGAGCTGTCCCTGCGTACCTTTTCGGAAGCCCTGCCCCCACAGCCCGCCGGCGCCCACGGTGATCTGTGCCTGGATCTGTTGATAGCCCTTCCCGCGGGGATCACGCCACGGGTCGAGGAACGTCACGACGCGCGCCTTCTGATAGTCCTTGAGCGCGTAGTTCCAGACGATGGGCGCGGTGACAATCGCCAATGCCAGCAGCACGCCTGCCACGCGCAGCCGCATGCCGGCGACATACGCGATGCCCAACAGCACCGACACCAGCGTGACCGGCGTGCCGAAATCGGGCTGCGCCCAGATGAGCAGCAGCGGCACCGCCGTCATCACTCCGCCCACCACCAGGTTGCCGGTGGACGGGATTCGCTTCTGGTTGGCCGCGAACAGCCTGGCCAGCAGGAGCGCCACCACAATCTTGGCGAACTCGGACGGCTGGAGATTGAACAGCGGCAGCGGAATCCAGCGTCGGCCGCCGCCCCGCACGACGCCAAAGATGAGCACGTAGACCAGGAACCCAAGCAGAATCGCGTAGATCACCTGCGCGCGATCGGCCAGTGACCGATAGTCGACACTCAGGCAGATGACAAGGGCGACCGTCCCGATCAGGATGGCGTAGATCTGCACGAGAAACAGGCGCGCCATGGCCGCGCGCGCCGCGTCGCCTGTCGTGCTGTAGATCATCAGCACGCCAATGACGCACAGCGCGTACACGGCCGCCACGAGCGGCCAATCCAGATGCCGGTAGAAACGCCGATCGAACATTACTGGCCGATGGCCTCCCTCTAGTGCGGACGATCCTGCCCGGCGACACCAGGTGCCGCGGCCTTGATCGGCGGCGGTTCGGGCGGAGCCAGCACCGGCAGCGGCCGCCCCGCCTTTTTTGCGAAATAGGTTTCGATGATGTGCCGGGCCAGCGGCGCCGCGTTCGACCCGTGCCCCGCGTGCTCGGCGAACACGACGCCCGCCACCTCGGGGTTGTCCTTGGGCGCGAAGAACGCAAACCACCCGTGATCGCGCAGGTCCATGTCGGTTCGGCCTGCGGCCTGCTTCCCGCCCTGCAGCGAAATCACCTGCGCCGTGCCGGTCTTGCCGGCGACATCGTAGCCGACCAGGCGCGCCCGTCCGCCCGTCCCGGCGCCGTTGACGACCAGAAACAGCCCGTCGTGCAGCGCCGCCACGGTCTCCGGTTTCAACACCTGGCCGACGACGGCGTCTGCGGCGGGTGGCGTCTTCCATCCAGAACCGTCATTGACGGCGCGCACCAATCGCGGCGTGAGCCG carries:
- the rny gene encoding ribonuclease Y → MNEVFWFVNALITAAVGTICLFVWFGNRKRAAVEIVGRAEEKAASLVRDAGREAENKKKEALLEAKERTHELVVEAERQARERRQQLAGIEQTLNRREEKLTERATLLEHREKELRTQEQALQKRDKASTEAAAKYQALVADQQRELQRVAGLTADEARELLLKQIESDAKRDAANLVKRLEAEARESAAAKARQIITEAIQRSAAEHAVETTVSVVDLPSDDLKGRIIGREGRNIRALEIATGVDLIVDDTPGAIILSGFDPYRRQIAKRAIERLIADGRIHPARIEEVVEKVKAELDEEVRREGEAAAFELGLHDLHPEVLKLMGRLKYRTSYGQNVLDHSKEVAFLAGTMAREIGLRTPLTVRAAFLHDIGKAIDREMQGTHLEIGLEFLRKHGEQPAVLDAVAAHHMDVDWPSLEAMIVQAADAISAARPGARRDILESYVKRLEKLEGIADSFKGVSKAFALQAGREIRIMVESEKITDEEAIWLSKDIARRIENELEYPGQIKVTVIRETRAVEYAK
- the thiL gene encoding thiamine-phosphate kinase — encoded protein: MSTPNSVAATGEHALIDLIRTRVPPAPSWVTLGIGDDAAVVEPEPRSLDVFTTDALVDGVHFDRAFTPPDAIGHRALAVNLSDLAAMGARPRVALLSLVLPADLLLSDLTAIVDGLLALAARHKVALVGGNITRTPGPLCISITAVGSVHRRKFLTRSGARSGDEVWVSGQVGSAAAGLASLASGARTAHAMTACEEAYLRPEPRVRLGLLLASNGAASACIDLSDGLADGLHQLALASEAGLVVDGQALPVAADAREWFVAHQADPVIAAIRGGDDYELLFTVNARQRARLRSVRQTLGPLALTRIGTVTASRTVRLKTAWGESPVPAGYEHFR
- a CDS encoding DUF2062 domain-containing protein; translation: MIHVARALLRKWIEALLHIHDSPQRTAAAFAVGVFWGFSPFFGLHTILGLIGAVLLAALAYLMALPAIVAGRTHLHLRTHAVASTESR
- a CDS encoding 3D domain-containing protein, which produces MLSRSGWQKIVVTALAAFFFVAVYEVTIFDSRYAARQAVLRESTALPAAGARLRFSATAYCQGALTASGVWPRTGIAAADPVLLPVGSVIQMLAEPPYSGVYTIMDTGPMIQGRHIDIYMWSCTEALRFGRRSVEVTIIRLGWNPRDSTTDVLPSHPLPLGELERLK
- a CDS encoding DEAD/DEAH box helicase; translated protein: MTPPSSTALALLAPVLTPRGHLLLTEGGEPPGTDRDVATRLLDAFSRGSGEGLLQLGAGEVGTTLSPVLAYWRDFATQFVTAICAHPDAHVSQRADNDHAPDDAAAGRFGIATPEDVVLSNIVAAAPPMAGAEYLTTTVLRSLWGAIETAFARRIATTTTSIQDALQVFNPAWNTVGRVCFHLAENRKDPEAPFAFLATYTHGLSAQAKPQHLPLGQALREYAGAANKTRLLSLLLPVQRAAERCAWLKSMVDQGEIFHPLRWTPREAVTFLRDVEALEQAGVVVRVPANWKSGRPPRPQVTATVGAKAPGGLGLDALLDFQMEVTLDGEPLTPAEIRAVLDGVEGLALLRGKWVEVDRERLRGMIDQFRRIDRAASTNGVTFAEAMRLLAGTGAPASESARADGGEWAGVVAGPWLAHTLQTLSGPEALARINPGTDLRGTLRPYQQVGLRWLHLLSSLGLGACLADDMGLGKTIQVLALLLVLKRHAGSVSGDGPSLLVAPASLLANWAAEIARFAPTLTAIIAHPSAMLPDELKSIDQTRLRKADVVITSYGSVRALPWLAVADWNMVIIDEAQAIKNPEAKQTRAVKALHARTRIALTGTPIENRLGDLWSIFDFINPGLLGSAKQFTALTKRLADRPHNAYGPLRELVRPYILRRLKTDASVISDLPEKTEVNAYALLSRKQAALYEQALRDLRDGLERADGMARRGLVLASLMRLKQICNHPSQWLGDGAWNAADSGKWARLTEIAEVVAARQQKVLIFTQFREITAPLAAHLGTVFGRPGLVLHGGTPVRARRDLVTRFQDDETVPFFVLSLKAGGSGLNLTAASHVVHFDRWWNPAVEDQATDRAFRIGQTRNVLVHKFVCRGTVEERIDELIASKRGLARDLLEGGGDLLLTEMNNEELLRLVALDVNAALKEG
- a CDS encoding Rne/Rng family ribonuclease, which gives rise to MNKEMIITSNGHQTMVAILEDDQVMEVSVERERQRGVVGNIYKGRVSKVLPGMQSAFVDIGLERDGFLYVSDVVDTMEAFERLGVDAEDGDEGAREDGGGDQGKEHERGETPKIETLLKQGQEILVQIVKEPLGTKGARLTSHATMAGRFLVFMPTVDHIGVSRKIESRDERSRVRGIVKQFREKEGFTGGVIIRTAAAGRPQEDLTNDLVYFQRIWGEIRQRVDSSRCPAVVYREQGLVSKLVRDLLTDEYSAIRVDDPAEFQNVKEQVQRFMPALAGRVKHYTKDFPIFEEYGVQSEIDKALRSKVWLKSGGYIVINQTEALVAIDVNTGRFVGKRNDRLEDTIVKTNLDAVKEIVRQVRLRDLGGIIVLDFIDMEERKNRTKVAQALDQELRRDRSPSKAVQVSDFGLIIITRKRVKQSLERVMTDPCPYCSGTGVIKSAATICYEILDEVRKVGAELDGPGLVLRVNPEIAKALREEESAVLRELQDTLGKTVSIKPDLHLHHEQFDVMAI
- the rodA gene encoding rod shape-determining protein RodA is translated as MFDRRFYRHLDWPLVAAVYALCVIGVLMIYSTTGDAARAAMARLFLVQIYAILIGTVALVICLSVDYRSLADRAQVIYAILLGFLVYVLIFGVVRGGGRRWIPLPLFNLQPSEFAKIVVALLLARLFAANQKRIPSTGNLVVGGVMTAVPLLLIWAQPDFGTPVTLVSVLLGIAYVAGMRLRVAGVLLALAIVTAPIVWNYALKDYQKARVVTFLDPWRDPRGKGYQQIQAQITVGAGGLWGQGFRKGTQGQLSFLPARHNDFIFSVLAEEHGFVGVLAVLGLYLFIVVRSIETARLANDRLGTYLVVGVLSSFTFQVLYNISMSAGLAPVKGLTLPLMSYGGSSLIATLAGFGLILNVRMRRFTNS